The proteins below are encoded in one region of Candidatus Eisenbacteria bacterium:
- a CDS encoding arginine--tRNA ligase gives MLRRRVEEAVREALRKRRPEADLSEVRVEAGRGKEHGDFAVNAAFVLAKQLRVPPRTIAGELAADLEGNPLFARVETAGPGFLNLTLHPSAYHELLAHILAENASYGRSRAERPSRLQIEFVSANPTGPLNVVSARAAAVGDTLARLFEATGTRVEREFYVNDHGTQVDRLVDSVLWHREGGKGTFPEEGYRGAYVETLARESERALDALFPINASGLRPEDAGEILTAVGAIERGEIDEAKKAAAAAGFPLPARVSPEAFRVLLRAWLVERVLRGQREGLAAFSVRFDRWYRESELHASDAVNRTLDILERAGDLYEKEGARWFRSSRYGDDEDRVVVRSTGQPTYFLADIAYHADKAARRYDHVIDILGPDHHGHVPRMQAAVQSLGKEMEWLEILIVQQVNLLRGGETVKMSKRAGEFVTLEDLLEEVGTDAARFFFVMLRPNSHLNFDLDLAKSRSLDNPVYYVQYAHARISSVFAHARAAGVDPERIDRAGFETLAHEAEIDLLRLLDAYPDTVAGAASTREPHRIPAYLRDLASRFHAYYHRAKIVGEREEVTGARLALARAVRIVIRNGLDLLGVSAPESM, from the coding sequence ATGCTGCGCCGGCGCGTCGAGGAGGCCGTTCGGGAAGCGCTCCGGAAACGCCGGCCGGAGGCGGATCTCTCCGAGGTGCGCGTCGAGGCGGGCCGCGGGAAGGAGCATGGGGACTTCGCGGTGAACGCCGCGTTCGTCCTCGCGAAGCAGCTTCGCGTCCCCCCGCGGACGATCGCCGGCGAGCTCGCGGCCGACCTCGAGGGGAACCCGCTTTTCGCGCGCGTCGAGACGGCGGGGCCCGGTTTCCTGAACCTCACGCTCCATCCCTCGGCCTACCACGAGCTTCTCGCGCATATCCTCGCCGAGAACGCATCCTACGGCCGAAGCCGCGCGGAGCGCCCCTCGCGCCTGCAGATCGAGTTCGTGAGCGCGAACCCGACCGGCCCGCTCAACGTGGTGAGCGCGCGCGCGGCGGCGGTGGGGGACACCCTTGCGCGCCTCTTCGAGGCGACGGGGACCCGGGTCGAGCGGGAGTTCTACGTGAACGACCACGGAACACAGGTCGACCGTCTCGTCGACTCGGTCTTGTGGCACCGCGAGGGGGGGAAGGGGACTTTCCCGGAAGAAGGATATCGCGGGGCGTACGTCGAGACGCTCGCGCGCGAATCGGAGCGCGCTCTGGATGCTCTCTTCCCGATCAACGCGTCGGGTCTCCGCCCGGAGGACGCGGGGGAGATCCTCACGGCGGTCGGGGCGATCGAACGGGGGGAGATCGACGAGGCGAAGAAGGCGGCCGCGGCGGCGGGGTTCCCTCTCCCCGCGCGCGTTTCGCCGGAAGCCTTCCGCGTTCTTCTTCGCGCCTGGCTCGTCGAGCGGGTCCTTCGAGGACAGCGGGAGGGGCTCGCCGCCTTTTCGGTCCGCTTCGATCGATGGTACCGCGAGTCGGAGCTTCACGCGTCGGACGCCGTGAACCGAACGCTCGACATCCTCGAGCGCGCGGGCGATCTGTATGAGAAGGAAGGCGCGCGCTGGTTCCGGTCGAGCCGCTACGGCGACGACGAGGACCGAGTGGTCGTCCGCTCCACAGGACAGCCGACCTACTTCCTCGCCGACATCGCGTACCACGCGGACAAGGCGGCGCGCCGATACGACCATGTGATCGACATCCTCGGCCCCGATCATCACGGGCACGTCCCGCGCATGCAGGCGGCGGTTCAATCGCTCGGCAAGGAGATGGAGTGGCTCGAGATCCTCATCGTGCAGCAGGTGAACCTGCTCCGCGGCGGCGAGACGGTGAAGATGTCGAAGCGCGCCGGGGAGTTCGTCACGCTCGAGGATCTTCTCGAGGAGGTCGGAACGGACGCAGCGCGCTTCTTCTTCGTCATGCTCCGTCCGAACAGCCATCTGAACTTCGATCTCGATCTCGCCAAGAGCCGGAGCCTCGACAACCCGGTCTACTACGTCCAGTACGCGCACGCGAGGATCTCGAGCGTGTTCGCCCACGCGCGCGCCGCCGGCGTCGACCCGGAGCGGATCGACCGCGCGGGTTTCGAGACGCTCGCGCACGAGGCGGAGATCGATCTTCTTCGCCTCCTCGACGCGTACCCGGACACGGTAGCCGGCGCGGCCTCCACGAGGGAACCGCACCGGATCCCCGCGTACCTCCGCGATCTCGCTTCGCGTTTTCACGCGTACTACCACCGGGCGAAGATCGTCGGCGAGCGCGAGGAGGTGACCGGCGCTCGGCTCGCACTCGCGCGCGCCGTGCGGATCGTGATCCGGAACGGCCTCGATCTCCTCGGGGTCTCGGCCCCGGAGAGCATGTAG
- a CDS encoding ComEC/Rec2 family competence protein produces the protein MWKRPTLTLLLLLLPGIIAADRTEPPPALAFGAPAGAILFFLLSGRRKTPLAGRVALLALPSLLFSARTAAPPPLVFPEKGIPVVMRGTIGGRGGAPRTVLFRPSEGTLAGRTLTLRPPFDEPAPNPGERVVVEGALGAFPFPRNPGEPDRFALDRRRGRTAFLHARTIDVRARRSPLGPIRSAIREAAERIGGREEGLFLALFLADRSALDPETVDAFRTTGLSHLLALSGLHLAILYGVAAAPLSLVLGRRWTPPVAVAILWGFGAAASFPVSLFRALVMASLLAAGRLLGRPVDRWNTLGAAALAAIAADGAAPWDLSFRLSFAATAGILAILPLAARLSGRWWGRFLAAPLLVSLAAQAATLPVVLHHFGVYAPAGAPATLLATPFTALSLAAGSAWLTAGQLHPAADRLLGDAAWGSLALLRLVVDRAVSTLPGPVPFSAAVADRAALFLLLLLPVGFAWRAKRFRAPSLLLLLLPLLPARDPYPLRLTILDVGQGSAAVAELPGGERILFDAGPRSPHHDAGQWTVLPFLRRRGAARLDLLAISHPDADHAGGAVAILDRTAPRFLLDCGLSANEPLPMLYDSTAEHSGTARMSARCGGRFVFGRGATLDVLFAPEGRLGEEEGSNASSVVLLLRYERFSALFPGDTTPAIERHLARAGLLDPVTVLVAPHHGAKGGCTTEFLRELRPAVAVISAGQGNRYGHPDPSVLVRLRAAGCQARRTDLEGAITIRTDGRRVFVQGTLPGSPEGRFSLGYRPRRDHAGLPLEKRSPIVLGSRPVAAFEDSGKPNDTDVPLEQEDRVPVGAPGRPIGGPPHAHEEGDRRRRPRSPVAFHRRRFLRRGERRDRRAGPRDLRGGRRRARDGRDPRQPHRGLPRTAVGSHRLHRRRRARLPQGAPRLLLAGAALGRRAPRND, from the coding sequence ATGTGGAAACGACCCACCCTCACCCTCTTGCTTCTTCTGCTACCTGGAATCATCGCGGCCGATCGGACCGAGCCCCCCCCGGCGCTCGCCTTTGGGGCACCAGCGGGAGCGATCCTCTTCTTCCTTCTGTCGGGGAGGCGAAAGACCCCCCTCGCAGGCCGCGTCGCTCTTCTCGCTCTTCCCTCGCTCCTCTTCTCCGCCCGAACCGCGGCGCCTCCTCCTCTTGTTTTCCCGGAGAAGGGCATCCCCGTCGTGATGCGCGGCACGATCGGCGGGAGGGGGGGCGCGCCGCGCACCGTTCTCTTTCGGCCGAGCGAGGGGACGCTCGCCGGGCGGACGCTCACCTTGCGGCCGCCCTTCGACGAGCCGGCGCCGAACCCGGGCGAGCGGGTCGTCGTGGAAGGAGCGCTCGGCGCCTTTCCGTTCCCGAGAAACCCGGGGGAGCCGGACCGCTTCGCCCTCGACCGGCGGCGCGGCCGGACCGCCTTCCTTCATGCACGAACGATCGACGTGCGGGCCCGCCGCTCGCCGCTCGGCCCGATCCGCTCCGCGATCCGAGAAGCCGCCGAGCGGATCGGCGGGAGGGAGGAGGGGCTCTTTCTCGCCCTTTTCCTCGCCGATCGGAGCGCCCTCGACCCCGAAACGGTCGATGCGTTTCGCACAACCGGCCTTTCGCATCTTCTCGCGCTCTCAGGCCTCCACCTCGCGATCCTCTACGGCGTGGCGGCGGCGCCCCTCTCGCTCGTTCTCGGGAGACGATGGACCCCGCCCGTCGCGGTCGCGATCCTCTGGGGGTTCGGTGCGGCCGCCTCCTTCCCGGTTTCGCTCTTCCGCGCGCTCGTGATGGCGAGCCTCCTCGCCGCGGGGCGGCTTCTCGGGCGCCCGGTCGATCGGTGGAACACGCTCGGGGCGGCGGCTCTCGCCGCGATCGCGGCGGATGGGGCGGCTCCGTGGGATCTCTCCTTCCGGCTCTCCTTCGCGGCGACGGCCGGGATCCTCGCGATCCTCCCGCTCGCGGCTCGATTGTCCGGGCGATGGTGGGGACGCTTCCTCGCCGCGCCGCTCCTCGTCAGCCTGGCCGCGCAAGCGGCGACCCTTCCGGTCGTTCTCCACCACTTCGGCGTGTACGCTCCCGCCGGGGCGCCGGCCACCCTCCTCGCGACCCCTTTCACGGCGCTCTCCCTGGCCGCCGGCTCCGCCTGGCTGACGGCGGGACAGCTCCACCCGGCCGCGGACCGCCTGCTCGGCGACGCCGCGTGGGGATCGCTCGCGCTTCTCCGGTTGGTCGTCGATCGAGCCGTCTCGACGCTGCCGGGTCCTGTCCCGTTCTCCGCCGCGGTCGCCGACCGCGCGGCTCTCTTCCTGCTCCTTCTCCTCCCGGTCGGTTTCGCGTGGAGGGCGAAGCGCTTTCGAGCCCCGTCCCTTCTTCTCCTCCTTCTCCCGCTCCTTCCGGCTCGCGATCCGTATCCGCTCCGATTGACGATCCTGGACGTCGGGCAAGGATCGGCGGCTGTCGCGGAGCTCCCCGGAGGCGAGCGCATCCTCTTCGACGCGGGACCGCGCTCGCCGCACCACGACGCGGGACAATGGACGGTGCTCCCCTTTCTCCGAAGGCGGGGCGCCGCTCGGCTCGATCTCCTCGCGATCAGCCATCCGGACGCGGACCACGCGGGGGGTGCGGTCGCCATCCTCGATCGGACAGCGCCCCGGTTCCTCCTCGACTGCGGCCTCTCCGCGAACGAGCCTCTTCCGATGCTTTACGATTCAACGGCCGAGCACTCGGGAACCGCCCGCATGTCGGCCCGATGCGGGGGGCGGTTCGTGTTCGGAAGGGGCGCGACCCTCGATGTCCTCTTCGCGCCGGAAGGACGGCTCGGGGAAGAGGAGGGGAGCAACGCCTCCTCGGTCGTGCTCCTCCTTCGCTACGAGCGTTTCTCGGCGCTCTTCCCCGGCGACACGACCCCCGCGATCGAGCGGCACCTCGCGCGCGCGGGGCTTCTCGATCCGGTGACGGTCCTCGTCGCGCCCCACCACGGAGCGAAAGGGGGATGCACGACAGAGTTTCTCCGCGAGCTTCGACCGGCGGTCGCGGTGATCTCGGCGGGGCAGGGGAACCGGTACGGCCACCCGGACCCTTCGGTCCTCGTGCGTCTTCGAGCGGCCGGATGCCAGGCACGCCGCACAGACCTCGAGGGCGCGATCACGATCCGAACGGACGGGCGGCGCGTGTTCGTCCAAGGGACCCTCCCCGGCTCGCCCGAAGGACGCTTCTCGCTCGGCTATCGCCCGCGGAGAGACCACGCCGGTCTTCCCCTTGAGAAGCGTTCCCCGATTGTGCTAGGATCTCGTCCCGTTGCGGCTTTCGAGGATTCCGGAAAACCGAATGACACCGACGTCCCGCTCGAACAAGAAGACCGCGTCCCCGTCGGCGCGCCGGGTCGCCCGATCGGCGGCCCGCCTCATGCTCACGAAGAAGGCGACCGACGTCGTCGTCCTCGATCTCCGGTCGCTTTCCACCGCCGCCGATTTCTTCGTCGTGGGGAGCGGCGAGACCGACGTGCAGGTCCGCGCGATCTCCGAGGCGGTCGTCGACGGGCTCGAGACGGCCGGGATCCGCGTCAACCACATCGAGGGCTTCCGAGAACGGCGGTGGGTTCTCATCGACTGCATCGACGTCGTCGCGCACGTCTTCCTCAAGGAGCTCCGCGACTTCTACTCGCTGGAGCGGCTCTGGGGCGACGCGCCCCTCGAAACGATTGA
- the fbp gene encoding class 1 fructose-bisphosphatase, with protein MTRRLTLTEFIIEEQRVHPGATGDFTGLLSDLALAAKLIAREVRSAGLGDILGAAGSTNVSGDEVKKLDLFAHETLVNVLERGGHLAVMASEEREGPIPIPEAYPAGKYVVLFDPLDGSSNIDANVGVGTIFSIFGRAGEGARGGIEDLLQPGNRLLASGYVIYGSSTVFVYTTGFGVHGFTLDPTIGEFILSHDAIETPEKGRILSANEGNLSLWPERARAYVSYLKEEDPEGGRPYRSRYVGSLVVDFHRNLLQGGIFLYPEDSRNLEGKLRLLYEAAPLAFIAEQAGGLASTGRERVLDVLPSVLHQRVPLAIGSAADVRLYERFVRGERP; from the coding sequence ATGACCCGCCGCCTGACCCTGACCGAGTTCATCATCGAGGAACAGCGCGTGCACCCCGGTGCGACGGGGGATTTCACCGGTCTTCTCTCCGACCTCGCGCTCGCGGCGAAGCTGATTGCGCGCGAGGTCCGATCGGCGGGGCTTGGGGACATTCTCGGAGCGGCCGGATCGACGAACGTGTCCGGGGACGAGGTGAAGAAGCTGGATCTCTTCGCCCACGAGACCCTCGTGAACGTTCTCGAGCGGGGAGGGCATCTGGCGGTGATGGCATCCGAGGAACGGGAGGGGCCGATTCCGATTCCGGAGGCGTATCCGGCCGGGAAGTACGTCGTCCTCTTCGACCCGCTCGACGGCTCCTCGAACATCGACGCGAACGTCGGCGTCGGGACGATCTTCTCTATCTTCGGGCGCGCCGGCGAAGGCGCGCGCGGAGGGATCGAGGATCTCCTCCAGCCGGGGAACCGGCTTCTCGCCTCCGGGTACGTGATCTACGGCTCGAGCACCGTGTTCGTCTACACGACCGGGTTCGGCGTCCACGGGTTCACGCTCGACCCGACGATCGGCGAGTTCATCCTCTCGCACGACGCGATCGAGACGCCGGAGAAGGGAAGGATCCTCAGCGCGAACGAGGGGAACCTCTCCCTTTGGCCCGAAAGGGCGCGCGCATATGTTTCGTATCTAAAAGAAGAGGATCCTGAGGGCGGGCGCCCCTATCGCTCGCGCTACGTCGGTTCGCTCGTCGTCGACTTCCACCGCAATCTTCTCCAAGGCGGCATCTTCCTCTATCCGGAGGACTCGAGAAACCTGGAGGGGAAGCTCCGTCTTCTCTACGAGGCCGCGCCCCTCGCGTTCATAGCCGAGCAGGCGGGAGGGCTCGCCTCCACCGGCAGGGAGCGGGTTCTCGACGTTCTCCCCTCGGTCCTTCACCAGCGCGTCCCCCTCGCGATCGGAAGCGCGGCGGATGTCCGTCTCTACGAGCGGTTCGTCCGCGGAGAGCGGCCCTAA
- the rplC gene encoding 50S ribosomal protein L3, with protein MPMALLGKKIGMTQRFEEGGRIVPVTIVEVAPCPIVQKKTVAKERYSALQIGFGTRRKKRTNRPLSGHLKKAGVEPTRLLREIRITEEEAAGLEAGGALTVEIFEKGDFVDVTGRTKGRGFAGVIRRHGFSGKNMTHGTHEYFRHGGSIGMCATPGRLFKGKKMPGHMGAARRTIQNLRVVEVMKEQNLLYIAGGIPGAKNGVVLIRKSVKKAAAKKS; from the coding sequence ATGCCGATGGCCCTACTGGGCAAGAAGATCGGGATGACCCAGCGGTTCGAAGAGGGGGGGCGCATCGTCCCCGTCACGATCGTCGAGGTCGCCCCGTGCCCCATCGTACAGAAGAAGACCGTCGCGAAGGAGCGGTATAGCGCCCTGCAAATCGGTTTTGGGACGCGGCGGAAGAAGCGGACGAACCGGCCCCTCTCCGGCCATCTCAAGAAGGCGGGGGTCGAGCCGACTCGCCTCCTCCGGGAGATCCGCATCACGGAGGAAGAGGCGGCAGGGCTCGAGGCGGGCGGCGCTCTCACGGTCGAGATCTTCGAGAAGGGGGACTTCGTCGACGTGACCGGCCGGACGAAGGGGAGGGGATTCGCCGGCGTGATCCGCAGGCACGGCTTCTCCGGAAAGAACATGACGCACGGGACGCACGAATACTTCCGCCACGGCGGATCGATCGGCATGTGCGCGACCCCCGGGCGTCTCTTCAAGGGGAAGAAAATGCCGGGCCACATGGGCGCCGCGCGGAGAACGATCCAGAACCTCCGCGTCGTCGAGGTGATGAAGGAGCAGAACCTCCTTTACATCGCGGGCGGGATCCCCGGGGCAAAGAACGGGGTCGTTCTCATCCGGAAATCGGTGAAGAAGGCGGCGGCCAAGAAGAGCTGA
- a CDS encoding sigma-70 family RNA polymerase sigma factor, translating to MAQQMEPTDAVLVGRVLDGDVGAFNRLMARWERPVYNFVYRVVGHDEDAKDLVQETILRVFNGLSRLQDPNRFPAWLFRIAHNVCLDRLRSGRNRASVSTDALPEGGLDRLLAERADHPPRNGDPEEVVYRKEIAKILMRALQSLSEEQRTAIVMREYNGYSSREIGEILGIPVGTVRSRIFHGLRNLNRVLRRFGLEEGRWP from the coding sequence TTGGCACAACAGATGGAGCCGACCGACGCGGTTCTCGTCGGGCGCGTCCTGGACGGCGACGTGGGCGCCTTCAACCGGCTGATGGCTCGTTGGGAACGCCCGGTCTACAACTTCGTCTACCGCGTCGTGGGGCACGACGAGGACGCGAAGGATCTCGTCCAGGAAACGATCCTCCGGGTGTTCAACGGGCTGTCGCGGCTCCAGGATCCGAACAGGTTCCCGGCGTGGCTGTTTCGGATCGCGCACAATGTCTGTCTCGATCGTCTCCGGAGCGGGCGGAACCGGGCCTCGGTGTCGACGGACGCGCTCCCCGAGGGAGGCCTCGACCGGCTCCTGGCGGAACGGGCGGATCATCCTCCGCGGAACGGCGATCCGGAAGAGGTCGTCTACCGCAAGGAGATCGCGAAGATCCTCATGCGCGCTCTCCAGAGCCTCTCGGAGGAACAGAGAACGGCGATCGTGATGCGCGAGTACAACGGATACAGCAGCCGGGAGATCGGCGAGATCTTGGGAATCCCGGTCGGAACGGTTCGATCACGAATCTTTCACGGTCTGAGGAATCTCAATCGAGTCCTTAGGCGGTTCGGGTTGGAAGAAGGGAGGTGGCCGTAG